A region of Vicia villosa cultivar HV-30 ecotype Madison, WI unplaced genomic scaffold, Vvil1.0 ctg.001224F_1_1, whole genome shotgun sequence DNA encodes the following proteins:
- the LOC131634086 gene encoding uncharacterized protein LOC131634086, which translates to MDRGTPYGRGNPRAGNWRRPSGGDSGAPFRCFNCGETGHKRDECKKEEKKCFKCGRVGHVAPDCKMRTVTCYNCGEEGHISTQCTKPKKNQSGGKVFALSGSETTPEDRLIKD; encoded by the coding sequence atggacagaggtacaccATATGGTAGGGGAAACCCAAGAGCTGGTAACTGGAGAagacctagtgggggagattctggtgctccctttaggtgcttcaactgtggtgaaactGGACATAAGAGGgatgagtgcaagaaagaagagaagaagtgctttaagtgtggcagAGTAGGCCATGTTGCTCCTGACTGTAAGATGAGAACTGtgacttgctataactgtggagaagaaggtcatatcagtacacagtgcaccaagccgaagaagaaccagtctggagggaaagtctttgctttgtctggatcagaaactactccggaggatagactgattaaag